The genomic window gaagaaaaagaaaacacacTATTTTTATTCTTAAGTACTATAATCAAAATTCGCTAAAATTTTAGAGTAATGATATTTGAACAACTTTTTGACAAGTCTCTCatattttcattatatttttactctctcCTCTCACTTTATgatttttgttacaaaagaagaagaaaaaataaaattgtcccaaaaaagtgttttttttttgacttaaaattGTCCCAAAAAGTTGTTCCAATAAcaatattcaaaattttaaagtgtaaaaatttatttagcccaaactaattaaaacaaaaaaattaatattggtACCACAATAGTTTTATGCCCAAACACATTTTTTGCAACGGTAGGAAACAGATTAGCGAAAGGTCATATATGTAATTGAGATTCTTGAATAGGGACACCAATGTAAAAAGCCAACAAGTTACCGTTGAAATCCATTTCGGAAGCATAAAAAGCGTTGCCTATTCCAAAACacacttcaaaaaaaatcatcgaCGAAACTAAGACGAAAACAAAGTGAGAAACGCTATAATTGAAAGAAATCAACAAATTAACCAAAGAGAAATCACTTTTTTCAGGAACTTTTTGTATTACTTGTAAGTTTTCGTTTATCTTCTAAGTTCTTTTTCAATTCAACTGTTTCTTTGATCTTTGATTGCATGAATTTTTAGTTCTTTTAATGTTACGTTAATGGTAAACAATCCATGGAAAATTTTCTGATAAAAATAATCGATTGTGAACATGAATGAAAGAAATGTGTTGATTTTTGGGTTTGTAATTTGAAGTATAtgatttttttgggaaaattGAAACCCTAGGTTTTTTTTGGGGGTTTCAAAATTGAGATGAGATTTTGggtttcttaattttaaattcaagtgtTTCTTTGATAATGTTTGGTAGGATAATCTTGATTGAATGAGTGTTTTCTTCTTTAATTGTTATGTTAATCACAAACATTCCATGGAAACTTGTCAgcgaaaaaaattatatgaaaattgatggtgaaCATGAATCCAAGAAATAAATTGAGTGCCATTCTATTAGGTtttgaagttaaaaaaatatatgatttttgcGTTTACGTTTAAATTAGATGGAAAATCGTAACCCTATGTTTTCTTTTGGGGTTTAAAGATTGAGATTTTGGGTTACTTTCCGAGGGtgcaaaattgaaaatgttgggtttctttttatttttggaggAAAAATAAAGCATTCACATGGTAATTCTTCCTTCCCAAGAATCAGAATGTGAAATTTCTCCTTCTGTGTCAATTATATGGACATTAGTGTGAAATGTTAGGGTGATAAGTTCTAATGCTTTGAttacattttcattttaaatttattcaatgtattctattttattttatttttgacagaatttattcaatttattaagATTGAGGAACTAGTGATAAGTTGACAAATGATGATATTATGACTTGATTATATGTGAAAAATTCTAAGATGGCTTGAACCCTTTTACCCTTTTACAATATTTGCAGGGTGTTCATTTGAAATTGACTACTTTAACTCAAAATGGCAGCACGAACTGTTCGCTTGTTTCAAGACCAAAATGTCACTGACCATGTTTATGGTATGATCCGGTTCATTTGGTTTAAGCATCTTTTACTTTCCGTTATTTGTATATGTGTGTTGAATGGTTAGAATTTTTAATGCTGGTGCAGAAACAGGAACTGTGTCTGGAAAGACAGATTTTACTGGACAGAGGAAATCTAAGCTTGGAGGAAGAAAACCACTTGGTGATCTATCCAACTCAGTGAAGCCATTTGATCTAGTAGATGGAAAGAAAACTCTCAATGGTCCATTAAAAACTGTTAAACCCTCTGTCATTCTGAATAAGTCCAAGAACAAGAGCAACTCCACTCTTATTCTGAATAAGGAAGTTGTTTCTGGCAGCAAAGCTTCTAAGAAATCAAATACTGGCAGCAGGAAACCACTTActgacatttcaaattcagccTTGGCGAAGCTACACGCTCctgatataaaaaataagaaaagccTGAAGACAAGTTCCTTGAC from Trifolium pratense cultivar HEN17-A07 linkage group LG1, ARS_RC_1.1, whole genome shotgun sequence includes these protein-coding regions:
- the LOC123914180 gene encoding protein PATRONUS 1-like — its product is MAARTVRLFQDQNVTDHVYETGTVSGKTDFTGQRKSKLGGRKPLGDLSNSVKPFDLVDGKKTLNGPLKTVKPSVILNKSKNKSNSTLILNKEVVSGSKASKKSNTGSRKPLTDISNSALAKLHAPDIKNKKSLKTSSLTGKYLHPDAIAEERMLHDHEQCIKSKTQALDRHHFFKTVGLEDDSDDAMKISFEPLASKLKPESALWKLEEVHEEMPESPRSAEHGSPIYCKSPEFSSRTMWDDLAVDFKLIDSP